The DNA region GTCTAAATGGGTGCATTTAGCCAATACCTTAAAGGCAAGGTATTACCTTAGATTATCAAATGCTCCTGGATATAGTGCGGTTACTCAGGCAAACCTTGCATTAGGCGCTTTAAATGCTGGATCTATTACGGCAGCAGAAGCTCCTTTTTTCCAGTACATGGCTGCTACAAATTCTGATAACCCATGGTATCAGTATGCAATTGACGGTAAATGGAGTACCACCCCAAGGCCGTCGCAATATTATGTAAATCTGTTGCAGAATTCTAATGATCCTAGGATTGCATTCCAAGTGGCAAAAGTTGCCACTGGTGCAAATGCCGGAAAGTATATTGGTGTAACAAATGACGGCCCTCCGATTGCAATTGCCAATTATTCGCCAATTGCACCTTTTTATAGTGCCAGGGATGCAAAGTTAAATCTAGTGGTTTACGCGGAAGTTCCTTTTATCAGGGCAGAAGCGGAATTCCTTAAAGCAGGAAAAGTGGTGAATGCTGCTGTGATCTCAGCCTATAATGATGGGATTGCTGCTTCAATGGCCCTGTATGGCATTACAGATTATACAGCTTATGCGGCAGCCAATCTTCTTACTGTTGCTACGCCTTCGGCTACTGCGTACAGGATGATTATGACTCAAAAATACATTGCCAACTACCTGCAGTTTGAGGCCTATAATGACTTTAGAAGAACTGGTTACCCTGTGTTGCCAATAAACAATGAAGTTTATGACGGTGAGGATATTGATATCGAACCTTATATGAATATTGTTCCTTTAAGATTCCCTTACCCTTCATCAGAAAGGTCATATAATGCTGGAAACATCCCTTCCGATGTTCCTATTAACCCGGTAAATGCAATGCAAGTACCATTGTGGTGGGATAAGTAGATTCTACTACGGCAAAAAAAAGCCCCCGTAATTAATGGGGGCTTTTTTTATTATAAAGAATTTTAGGTGCGTTATTTCTCTTTATTAACTCAATTTAAAAAAGTTGTTTTACTATTTAAATGAAGCTTAGATAGGACAATTTAAGCAGTAAATTATAGTTACTTGTTTTGAAATAGTTAAGATCTCACCGTTACTTTTGGTTATTTTAACCTTGATAGTTTTGGTATTTGGCGCAGTTCCCGCCCTTTTTGGTACAAGTGTAATGCTAAAGTCTGTTAATCCACTAACTACTGTGAAATTGGTTGGGATTATCCATTCATAAGTTTCGCCTGGAGAACGGTTTCCTACAAAATAAGTGTAATCTACCGTGGTATATGCTTGGTCTGGGCCTTCTATATAAGGAACAGCAATACACATTCCGTTTGCATTTGCATAGTTCTGGCCGTTTGCGTCAATGTCTGCTTGTGCTTTCGCATCTGCGTCTGCTTGTGAGATGAGGGACTTATGTTTATTCGCGGTGACAATATAAGTTACTGCTGTAGGTGTCAAATTTGGACCACAGTTGTTTTTCGTAAAAACAGCTGAAGCCTCGGTATTATAGTATACTTGTTTACAGGTTAATGCAGCGTTCGCAGCATTTTGTCCCTGAGCATCAATTCTGGCATCTGCCAGCGCGTTGGCTTCAGCCTGGGTTGGAGCGGTAAATGTATTGGCAGGTACAGTATAGACATATGGGTCTGATTCGAACCCAGAACTACAATCATTTTTATAGAAAGTTCTCGACCGAACCTGATTACCATATGATGTTGGTACAGGAGTAGGATTTACTGTAATTTCGCAAAAAACTCTCTCGCTACCCGAGCCCCCGGTTCCATTGTATGAAACTTGAAACGCTATTTTAATTTTTATAGCAGCTGTATATGAATTGTTAATAGTAGCTTTAAAGCTTGTGGGTCTTTGGGTGGCTATCGAGTAGAAATCGGGGAGCCCATTCATTACCGAAGAAATGTAGCCAGCATATGATGAGCCGGGAGTAATGCTGATAGAATTAATTTCTGAAAGATAGATGTTTGTAAGATACTTTGTGGCAGTTTCGCCAGAAGTAGTTATTGTTACCTGGTCTCCCGAATTAATGGTAGCACTTGAGGGGCTGAAAGTTTGGGCATACCCCTGCAGGCAGCAGATAATTGCACTGCATAATAGAAAGAGTTTTTTCATAAGTTTTGAAATTTTGAGAGTTTGAGAAATCGCATTTATCGAATATACTAATTATTTCAGGTTGTTGAACTTATAATTGAAGCCAATGAGGAAATAATTTTTAAGGTTGTTGTATTTAATTGTTTGTGTGTAGTAAGAGCTGAATAAATTATTATCATACCTGAAGGAATTGAAGATGTCGTATCCTTTTATCCATACTGAACCATAGTTTTTTAAGATAGACTTTTTGATTTCCAGGTTTAACGCAGCAGTAAAATTGCTTCTGTTTTTTGTTTGGCTGTAGTTGATTATTGGGGAGTTGATAAGCCGGAGCCCTAGTAAGTTTATTGCTACCTGATCAGAATAGGTAAAATTAATCTGGTTGGTAATCCCATTCTCATAGATATACCTGTTGTATTGAGCGGAAACGGACGATGAAAGGCTTATATCGTTGTTCAGGAAAGATTGGTTTAGCGTAAATGTATTTGAAATGTTTAATCCCTTTGTTAACGATACCTTTTCATTTACTTTAGTAGGAGACTCATTATAATCAAGGCTAATCCTGTTGTATAGTTGCTGGCTGGTTTTTAAAGATTTCCGAAGTAAAAAAGCAAAATTTGCTGCGCTTGAAGAACCAATGTTATCAAAAAAATAGTACTGGGCAAAATTGTTACCCGTTGAAGCATTAATGCCGTGTTTTTGATAATAGCGGTTAAGACCAAATGTAATTGAATAATTTGTAACCTCACTTTTTTCAACTGAATAAGATGCTGTGAAAAAGTGCTTAATCTCTGGCTTTAAATTTATATTTCCAATCATCATGGATGAAATGTCAAAAGAGCCATTAAAATTGGTTAGTTGATCTGAAGTTGGGTAGCCGGGCTTTATTCCATAATTTAAAATAAGTGTATTCTTATTATTAACCCTGTATTCTAATTTTGTATTAATATCCATGTTAAAAAGGGGATTCGCTTTTTTAGAATTAAAAGCCCTTGAATTCAGAATGCCATCAAAACTTCCTTCCAAGGCTACTTTATCGAAGGTTTTGTGATAAAGGACCCCTGTTGTCCAGTAACCCATAGCCAGTTCATTTTGTCCTGGAGGTAGATTTTCGGCATACACTGGCGAGATTTCTGTTTTAAATTTTAAATTTTCATTTCGGTATGATCCATTAAATCTTAAATATGAAGTAATTCCCAATGGTTCGATCAGGTAACTTTCCATTTTGGACAATACTTCGGATGCTTTTCTCCACCCAGTAATCCTTTCAATCCTAGGAGTTCCACTAGAGTCTTTTTCCAAGTTATTTATCTCAGTATTTCTGTAGGTGTTAATTTTTGAAAAAATGTCGAAACCTAATATTCTGCCTTTTTTCTCGGGAAAAAAATGCTCGTAGTTAATGGTATTTAAAACACTCGTACTATGTACATCTTTTTTCCTCCTGAGGTAAAGTGAGGTTTTTAATGATTCAGATTCGAAATCATAGTCAGATGTATCGATGGTCGTGGTTTGATTGTAGTTTATGGTATTTCTGAATTTTAGCTTATTAGCGGAATCTATCTTGTAGATTAAATTAGTGGACAGATCTTCTATCATGAAAGAAGAGGAAGCGGTTGTTGTTTTAGTTATTGAAGTCTGGCGTATTACTTCTTCTGTTCTTTCAGAATTAGACATAAACTCTTTCTCTTCTTTCTTAACCATACCGGAAAGGCCATATTCCAGTTTCTTCTTGGCATTACTATATGTCAATTTCGCGAATTTGCGACGGGTGTTGTTTCCCATCGCCGAAAACCTAATAATTGGCTCTGGAAGATTAATGGGGTTGTCGATATTATTTACTCCGGCACTTAACGAGATTTGTTCCTTTTTCCTGTAGCTAAAGTTATCTGTTGCCAAAAAATATCTTTGTCTGCTTCCAATGCCTGGCGCGCCATTACCAAATTTTCCTTTTTGATATGCGGATTTTAAATTCAGATTAACCTTAACCGTCGGCCTTATCAATGTAATTTGTGTTATACTGTCAATATCGGTTTCTACAACTTCAATATTCTTTAATACCAGGGCTGGCAGCTTGTCATAAATCGATAGATTATTCTTCCCAAAAAAATCTCCTCCATTTACCAAAACTTCAGAAACTGGTTTCCCTTTGTAAAAGAGCTTTCCATTTGCATCTTTATAGAAACCTTTTTGAGAAAACAGATTATCGATCATAATGGAACGTTCAAAATTCTCATTCGATAAGTCAATAACTGTGGTGTCTCTATACCGTTTGTTTCTTTTGATAACCACTTCTTTGAGTTCAATTGCTTTAGAGTTTAGTTCAAAGATGCCAAGATCTTTTTTCCTCTGTTTTTCATTTTCATCGAAACTTTTTTGATTTCTGTGAACGTCTAAGCTATGATAATTAAGCTGAGAGATCCGGAGACTTGTATGTTGTTTATATTTATCCGTTGAAAGATAAAATAGACCTAAACTATCTGTTTTAGCTATTTGGATAACTTCTTTGTTTTTATACACTTCAATTGTAGCACTTGCAAGTGGCAAACTTGAGTTGTAGTCAATCACCTTTCCTTTCATGACCTCGGAAGTCTGGGCCTTAGCGAGGTCAACAGAAATAAAAATCAACAAAAAAAGGAGAGCGCATTTTGCCATTTATTCTTGGTTTGTTATGATTTATTCCTCAAGTTTAGATAACAATTAAAGGGTATAGAGACAATATTAAGGCTATGTAGCTGAATAAGCAAACAAATTGGAGGAAACTTCTATTCTATCCGATGAACTATGAACTATTACTACGTATGAAGCAATAACCGAAGATCACTACAATAACTATTATCCCAACATACACCCATACCTTCCCAGGCTCACTCTTTTTAACCTTTGTCTCTTCTTCAGTCTTCTGCTAACTTCAATTGACCAGACTTAGCCTGGTCAATCTTTTCTTTTATATGGCGAAATTGGTAAAAGCCACGATCGTTCCAGTAGATAAAAATCTGGGTTTCCTTATTTGCGCTTTTCAAAACCAGTTGGCGTTGCTCTATTTCCTTTGCTGATGACTGCGCATAGCTTGTCGTGGTTTTGCTCGTCTTTTTAAACAAGCCACAGCTGCTGATGGCCATTTTTGCAAACATAAAACCATTTCATCTGGAAGACCCTTTCCTTGTCCAATCAGCATAGCGGTAAATGGTTTTGGCATGTCTAGTTCTCCTGTGCACGCCATCCCCATCCCTGCTGCCCGATAAATTTGTATTGGCCTCAATAGTGTTTATCCAGGTACCCCTGATGCTTTCCACAAAACCAACCTGGGCAATCCTTTTAAGCGCAGGGAAATACAACCCGAATACAACCCCAGGCTTTGCCGTATTCGCAAGCCGACTTGTGGGAAACAAAGCCGGAGACACCAGCTTGTGCGGGGCAAAGGATATCCTGCTTCTTTAAAACCTATGAAATAAATGCCGCGCAATAAGCATGGCCCTTATCCAGACCAACGGCTGCTAAATAGTGCTCTATCCTGGTTCCATCATTGCGTCCTGTAGCTTCCCTTACACCAATTTCGGCCCGGGCTATGCTTAGCAGATGGCGTTCAGGCATCCTATAGCTGCCAGCAGCAGTAAAGTAAAAGATGCAAAGTAAAATCCTAATTGATAACATAAGCTTAATGTTTTAAATTGTGAAACCATGTTGCTTAAAGCGGGCAGGCCTAGCAGAACCCAAACCTTTTGCAAAAGC from Pedobacter africanus includes:
- a CDS encoding outer membrane beta-barrel protein, which codes for MAKCALLFLLIFISVDLAKAQTSEVMKGKVIDYNSSLPLASATIEVYKNKEVIQIAKTDSLGLFYLSTDKYKQHTSLRISQLNYHSLDVHRNQKSFDENEKQRKKDLGIFELNSKAIELKEVVIKRNKRYRDTTVIDLSNENFERSIMIDNLFSQKGFYKDANGKLFYKGKPVSEVLVNGGDFFGKNNLSIYDKLPALVLKNIEVVETDIDSITQITLIRPTVKVNLNLKSAYQKGKFGNGAPGIGSRQRYFLATDNFSYRKKEQISLSAGVNNIDNPINLPEPIIRFSAMGNNTRRKFAKLTYSNAKKKLEYGLSGMVKKEEKEFMSNSERTEEVIRQTSITKTTTASSSFMIEDLSTNLIYKIDSANKLKFRNTINYNQTTTIDTSDYDFESESLKTSLYLRRKKDVHSTSVLNTINYEHFFPEKKGRILGFDIFSKINTYRNTEINNLEKDSSGTPRIERITGWRKASEVLSKMESYLIEPLGITSYLRFNGSYRNENLKFKTEISPVYAENLPPGQNELAMGYWTTGVLYHKTFDKVALEGSFDGILNSRAFNSKKANPLFNMDINTKLEYRVNNKNTLILNYGIKPGYPTSDQLTNFNGSFDISSMMIGNINLKPEIKHFFTASYSVEKSEVTNYSITFGLNRYYQKHGINASTGNNFAQYYFFDNIGSSSAANFAFLLRKSLKTSQQLYNRISLDYNESPTKVNEKVSLTKGLNISNTFTLNQSFLNNDISLSSSVSAQYNRYIYENGITNQINFTYSDQVAINLLGLRLINSPIINYSQTKNRSNFTAALNLEIKKSILKNYGSVWIKGYDIFNSFRYDNNLFSSYYTQTIKYNNLKNYFLIGFNYKFNNLK
- a CDS encoding DUF5977 domain-containing protein: MKKLFLLCSAIICCLQGYAQTFSPSSATINSGDQVTITTSGETATKYLTNIYLSEINSISITPGSSYAGYISSVMNGLPDFYSIATQRPTSFKATINNSYTAAIKIKIAFQVSYNGTGGSGSERVFCEITVNPTPVPTSYGNQVRSRTFYKNDCSSGFESDPYVYTVPANTFTAPTQAEANALADARIDAQGQNAANAALTCKQVYYNTEASAVFTKNNCGPNLTPTAVTYIVTANKHKSLISQADADAKAQADIDANGQNYANANGMCIAVPYIEGPDQAYTTVDYTYFVGNRSPGETYEWIIPTNFTVVSGLTDFSITLVPKRAGTAPNTKTIKVKITKSNGEILTISKQVTIIYCLNCPI
- a CDS encoding SusD/RagB family nutrient-binding outer membrane lipoprotein — translated: MKIKYIIYPVVFLLLTALFSCKKYLDVNRDPNNPSEVTEGLMTSAIISTFSYEVAGGYPTRVTSFWTKHLAYATPGPHEGNYYLVANDVDNFWRYSSYTAIMGTAKELIEKADKNGNPSYAAIGRIIMAWNLAYLTECYGSIPYTDAFKAESGNTKPKYDSQEDIYKQIQALLDQAIIDAGKGTGLKPGTEDFIYGGTMSKWVHLANTLKARYYLRLSNAPGYSAVTQANLALGALNAGSITAAEAPFFQYMAATNSDNPWYQYAIDGKWSTTPRPSQYYVNLLQNSNDPRIAFQVAKVATGANAGKYIGVTNDGPPIAIANYSPIAPFYSARDAKLNLVVYAEVPFIRAEAEFLKAGKVVNAAVISAYNDGIAASMALYGITDYTAYAAANLLTVATPSATAYRMIMTQKYIANYLQFEAYNDFRRTGYPVLPINNEVYDGEDIDIEPYMNIVPLRFPYPSSERSYNAGNIPSDVPINPVNAMQVPLWWDK